A window of Periplaneta americana isolate PAMFEO1 chromosome 7, P.americana_PAMFEO1_priV1, whole genome shotgun sequence contains these coding sequences:
- the Bcs1 gene encoding mitochondrial chaperone BCS1, producing the protein MTLIDYLSSLSDNPYFGAGFGLFGIGAGAAILRKGLQGSLIFFRRHYMITLEVPCRDKSYQWLLQWITEKGARQTQHLSVETSFEQKDTGRIKTKYDFIPSVGTHFFRYGGTWIRVERTREKQTLDLHMGVPWETVTLTAFGRNKEMYFNILEEARQMALKKHEGKTIMYTAMGSEWRPFGHPRNRRPISSVVLDTGVAERILNDVKEFIANPGWYRDRGIPYRRGYLLHGPPGCGKSSFITALAGELEFGICVLNLSERGLSDDRLNHLLSVAPQQSIILLEDVDAAFISREDNAQTKAAYEGLNRVTFSGLLNCLDGVASTEARILFMTTNYIDRLDPALIRPGRVDVKEYIGYCSREQLELMFLRFYRGDESASLASSFADSVLKFDRPISPAQVQGYFMFHKENEDDVLKNVDKIWTLS; encoded by the exons ATGACGTTAATAGACTATTTATCGTCGTTATCCGATAACCCTTATTTTGGTGCTGGATTTGGGTTATTCGGCATTGGAGCTGGAGCAGCTATCCTAAGAAAGGGTCTGCAGGGTTCACTTATATTTTTTAGGCGGCACTACATGATCACATTAGAAGTGCCATGTCGTGATAAAAGCTATCAATGGCTACTCCAATGGATTACAGAGAAGGGAGCTCGCCAAACACAACATCTTAGTGTTGAAACAAGTTTTGAACAAAAAGACACCGGTcgaataaaaactaaatatgaCTTTATTCCTAGCGTGGGAACACACTTCTTCAG GTATGGGGGAACTTGGATCCGTGTGGAGCGCACAAGGGAGAAGCAAACCTTGGACCTGCACATGGGAGTGCCATGGGAGACTGTCACCCTCACGGCGTTTGGGAGAAACAAGGAAATGTACTTCAATATACTAGAGGAAG CTAGGCAGATGGCACTAAAGAAACATGAAGGCAAAACCATCATGTACACAGCAATGGGATCAGAATGGCGTCCATTTGGTCACCCTCGAAATCGACGACCCATCTCTTCAGTGGTCCTCGACACCGGTGTTGCAGAGAGGATATTGAATGATGTTAAGGAGTTCATAGCAAACCCAGGCTGGTACAGGGACAGAG GGATCCCATATCGCCGAGGGTACTTGCTGCATGGCCCTCCAGGTTGTGGCAAGTCATCCTTTATCACAGCACTGGCTGGCGAACTGGAGTTTGGCATTTGCGTGCTCAATCTGAGTGAGAGAGGTCTGTCGGACGACAGACTCAACCATCTGCTGAGTGTGGCACCTCAGCAGAGCATCATTCTCTTGGAGGACGTGGATGCAGCCTTCATCAGCAGAGAAGACAATGCTCAGA caAAGGCTGCATATGAAGGCTTAAACAGAGTCACTTTCAGTGGCCTTTTGAACTGTTTAGATGGTGTCGCTTCTACAGAGGCTAGAATTCtgtttatgacaaccaattacaTAGACAG actaGATCCAGCCCTCATCCGACCAGGTCGAGTTGATGTGAAGGAGTACATTGGCTACTGTAGTCGTGAACAGTTGGAGCTGATGTTCCTTCGTTTCTACCGTGGTGATGAATCAGCTTCTCTTGCATCATCATTCGCAGACTCTGTGCTTAAGTTCGACAGACCTATTAGTCCTGCACAAGTTCAGGGCTACTTTATGTTCCATAAGGAAAATGAAGATGATGTTCTCAAGAATGTCgacaaaatatggacattatctTAA